One Candidatus Schekmanbacteria bacterium RIFCSPLOWO2_02_FULL_38_14 genomic region harbors:
- a CDS encoding NADH-quinone oxidoreductase subunit C, with amino-acid sequence MMEDSRVVKALKEKFPDSVLEVTTLRDLKDELTVRVKKENIVDICSYLKKEFKFNLLSDLCGVHYPDRDEKFEVVYHIFSVDAKERLRLKAGLKEGEKVNTVTSVWGTADWHEREAFDLLGIVFEGHPNLKRILLPDDWTGHPLRKDYPYRSKDAEPEVK; translated from the coding sequence ATTATGGAAGATAGCAGGGTTGTTAAGGCATTAAAGGAGAAATTTCCTGATTCAGTGCTTGAAGTGACAACACTCAGAGATTTAAAGGATGAGCTTACTGTCAGGGTGAAAAAAGAGAACATAGTTGATATCTGTTCATACCTTAAAAAAGAATTTAAGTTCAATTTACTGTCAGACCTGTGCGGGGTTCATTACCCTGACAGGGATGAGAAGTTTGAGGTTGTGTATCATATCTTTTCAGTAGATGCAAAGGAGAGACTGAGATTAAAGGCAGGGCTGAAAGAAGGTGAAAAGGTTAACACTGTTACATCAGTCTGGGGGACAGCTGACTGGCACGAAAGGGAGGCTTTTGACCTTCTTGGAATCGTTTTTGAGGGACATCCAAACTTAAAAAGAATCCTTCTTCCTGATGACTGGACAGGACATCCTTTGAGAAAGGATTATCCTTACAGAAGCAAGGATGCAGAGCCTGAGGTAAAGTGA
- a CDS encoding NADH dehydrogenase yields the protein MGLIEGRFGPNVLITSTDFVFNWARRSALWGMTFGLACCAIEMMAAGASRYDFFERSGMVFRASPRQSDMMIIAGTVTIKMAPIIKRLYEQMPEPKWVVSMGACANTGGIFPTYSVVQGVDKLIPVDIYIPGCPPRPEALCHGLLLLQEKIGKMTIAKKAVGSK from the coding sequence ATGGGTTTAATTGAAGGAAGATTTGGGCCTAACGTTTTGATAACCTCAACAGATTTTGTTTTTAACTGGGCAAGAAGGTCTGCGCTGTGGGGAATGACTTTTGGTCTTGCCTGCTGCGCTATTGAAATGATGGCAGCAGGCGCTTCAAGATATGATTTTTTTGAGAGGTCAGGAATGGTTTTTCGTGCGTCACCACGGCAGTCTGATATGATGATAATTGCAGGCACAGTAACAATAAAAATGGCTCCAATAATAAAAAGGCTTTATGAACAGATGCCTGAGCCAAAATGGGTTGTTTCAATGGGAGCCTGCGCAAATACAGGAGGGATTTTTCCAACATACAGCGTTGTGCAGGGTGTTGATAAATTAATTCCTGTTGATATTTATATTCCGGGTTGCCCTCCAAGGCCTGAGGCTCTCTGCCACGGTCTCCTGCTCCTTCAGGAAAAGATAGGTAAAATGACAATAGCAAAGAAGGCAGTGGGGAGCAAGTGA
- a CDS encoding NADH-quinone oxidoreductase subunit A encodes MADFFSDFNTYKQIGPYIPILILLLAALAFGFGTFIIAIIVRPSKPNKVKLEPYECGLEPATPDTRGSYNVRYFLIGVLFIIFDVETIFLFPWAVVFKKIGLFGFIEMLIFIIILFVGYFYAWRKGALEWV; translated from the coding sequence ATGGCAGATTTTTTTTCTGATTTTAATACCTACAAACAGATAGGTCCGTACATTCCGATTCTGATTCTCCTGCTTGCAGCTCTTGCATTCGGATTTGGAACATTTATTATAGCCATCATTGTCCGTCCAAGCAAACCTAATAAAGTAAAGCTTGAGCCTTACGAATGCGGGCTTGAGCCTGCAACTCCTGATACACGTGGTTCATATAATGTCCGCTATTTTCTGATAGGAGTGCTTTTCATAATCTTTGACGTTGAAACAATTTTCCTCTTTCCATGGGCTGTGGTTTTTAAAAAGATAGGACTTTTTGGTTTTATTGAGATGCTGATTTTCATAATAATCCTCTTTGTGGGTTATTTTTATGCTTGGAGAAAAGGAGCGCTTGAATGGGTTTAA